The Burkholderia ambifaria AMMD genome contains the following window.
CGACCATGACAGACAGACTGCCTCCCTTCGATCCCGCATCGGCCACCGACGAACAGAAGGCCGTGCTGGCCGACATCCTCAGCGGCCCGCGCGGCAACCTGAACGGGCCGTTCCTCGGCTGGATCGCGAGCCCCGAGCTCGCCCAGCACGCGCAGCGGCTCGGCGCGTTCTGCCGCTATCGCACGGGCCTGTCGCTGCGCCTGTCGGAGCTCGCGATTCTCGTGACCGCCGCGCGCTGGCGCTCGCAGGCCGAGTGGCACATCCACTATCCGATCGCGCTCGATGCCGGCGTGCCGGCCGCGACGGCCGACGCGATCCGGCGCGGCGTCATGCCGGCGTTCGAATCGGACGACGATGCGCTGATCCATGCATTCGCGACCGAGCTGTACGACACGCAACGCGTGAGCGATGCAACGTTCGCGCGCGCGCAGGCGCGTTTCGGTCACGAGACCGTCGTCAACCTCGTCGCGCTGCTCGGCTATTACGCGCTGGTCGCGATGACGCTCAACACGTTCGGTATGCGCGCAGACGGACAAACTGATTTGCCGTTTCCGGAATAATCGACGCATGCGCGTGCGTCGGCAGATGCCGCGCGCGCGTGCCGATTGCGCCGAAAAGCCCGTCAGCACGGGCTTTTCGGCGTTTTGGCTTGGCACGATCGACATCTTCGCCGCGTCTTGTTGACGCACATCGCAGCGCCTGCGCGTCAGCGCAGAAAATTTTCCCCGTACCTAGAATTTCTGCAAAACGCTTACGGGGGATGTATCGATGCGGTGGGTCCTGTTGATCGTGTTCATTGCGTGTGTGATTCATACGCACCGGCGCGGCAAGGTTCGGCACAGGTTGTTCAGGCAACTATCCGATCACTCGACCTTCACCGCGCCGCTGAACTGCTTTTCATACGCGTTCTCTTCGGTGCCGACCACGCCGTTTCTCGACCCGCGGCACTTTCCGGAACTCGCGGTGCTGCAGCGCGAATGGCGGACCTTTCGCGAGGAAGCGCTCGCGTTGCGCGATGCCAGCCGGATCAAGGCGTCGGGCGAGTACAACGACATCGGCTTCAATTCGTTCTTTCGCAACGGCTGGAAGCGCTTCTACCTGAAGTGGTACGACGCGCCGCATCCGTCCGCACAGGCGTTGTGTCCGCGCACGGTCGAGATCCTGTCGCGGATTCCGTCGATCAAGGCCGCGATGTTCGCGCAGCTGCCGCCGGGCGGCAAGCTCGGGCTGCATCGCGATCCGTATGCGGGCTCGTTGCGCTACCACCTCGGGCTCGACACGCCGAATGACGACGCGTGCCGGATCGTCGTCGACGGCGAGTCGTATGCATGGCGCGACGGCGAGGCCGTGATGTTCGACGAAACCTATCTGCACTGGGCCGAGAATCGCACCGCGCACGATCGCGTGATCCTGTTCTGCGACATCGACCGGCCGATGAAATATCGCTGGGCGCAGCGCGTCAACGATGTGTTCGGCCAACTGCTGATGCGCGCGGCCGCGTCGCCGAACGAAACGGGCGACCGCACCGGCGGTCTCAATCATGCGTTCAAGTACCTGTATGCGATTCGCCGCGCCGGCAAGCGGCTCAAGGCGTGGAATCGCACCGTGTACTACGTCGTCAAGTGGGCGCTGTTCGGCGGCATCGCGGTCGCGATCTTCTGCCTCTGATGGGGCGCGAGCAGGCGGGCGTCGAACCGTATGAGGATAGGGCGGCGCGGGCTCGGTCAGGCCCCGCCGGCGCTGCGCCCGCGCTGCGCCCGCATCAATGCAACCAAATGTATTCATGCGGGATCTGCCGCGAACCCACGCGTATGATGGCTCGTTCACGTCGATAAGATCGGTGAGCAAGCATGAGAAGGACCCGAAAGACTTTGATGATCGTCGGCGGACTGCTGGTGGCTGCGGCAGGCAGCGGCTACGTGATGCTGCTGCGCGACGACCACCGCGCGATCGCGGAGGCCGGCATCGGCGATGCCGCAGCGCCTGCCGCCGCGGTGCCCGCGGCGAACGGCGACCATACCGCACAAGGCACGATCGCACCGCCGGCGGCGGTGGCGGTGCCGTCCACGCACGTCGACGACGCCGTGCCGCAACGCGCGGCTGTGCCGCCGCCGGCCGCCGCT
Protein-coding sequences here:
- a CDS encoding carboxymuconolactone decarboxylase family protein; translated protein: MTDRLPPFDPASATDEQKAVLADILSGPRGNLNGPFLGWIASPELAQHAQRLGAFCRYRTGLSLRLSELAILVTAARWRSQAEWHIHYPIALDAGVPAATADAIRRGVMPAFESDDDALIHAFATELYDTQRVSDATFARAQARFGHETVVNLVALLGYYALVAMTLNTFGMRADGQTDLPFPE
- the lpxO gene encoding lipid A hydroxylase LpxO encodes the protein MRWVLLIVFIACVIHTHRRGKVRHRLFRQLSDHSTFTAPLNCFSYAFSSVPTTPFLDPRHFPELAVLQREWRTFREEALALRDASRIKASGEYNDIGFNSFFRNGWKRFYLKWYDAPHPSAQALCPRTVEILSRIPSIKAAMFAQLPPGGKLGLHRDPYAGSLRYHLGLDTPNDDACRIVVDGESYAWRDGEAVMFDETYLHWAENRTAHDRVILFCDIDRPMKYRWAQRVNDVFGQLLMRAAASPNETGDRTGGLNHAFKYLYAIRRAGKRLKAWNRTVYYVVKWALFGGIAVAIFCL